One part of the Rhizobium rhizogenes genome encodes these proteins:
- a CDS encoding MarR family winged helix-turn-helix transcriptional regulator, giving the protein MPKDRLSDADYEALSNLRYTLRRFMDFSTSAAQEEGLPAQQHQALLAIRGHRDEEAMTVGRLAERLLIAPHSATELVGRLVTADYVTRHTDPADRRRQTLALTDKAQAVLERLTAIHLTEIREMAPRLIDILKTLEEAREPLK; this is encoded by the coding sequence ATGCCAAAGGACAGGCTGAGCGATGCCGACTATGAGGCCCTTTCCAACCTGCGCTACACGCTGCGCCGCTTCATGGATTTCAGCACCTCTGCAGCGCAAGAGGAGGGGCTTCCGGCCCAGCAACATCAGGCGTTGCTTGCCATCCGCGGGCATCGCGATGAAGAGGCAATGACCGTCGGCAGGCTTGCCGAGCGGTTGCTGATCGCACCCCATTCGGCAACGGAACTGGTGGGTCGGCTGGTCACCGCCGACTATGTCACCCGGCACACTGACCCTGCCGACCGGCGGCGCCAGACGCTGGCGCTGACGGACAAGGCGCAGGCGGTTCTGGAACGGCTGACCGCCATCCATCTCACCGAAATCCGCGAGATGGCGCCACGGTTGATCGATATTCTCAAGACATTGGAAGAGGCGCGCGAGCCGCTGAAATAG
- a CDS encoding FAD-dependent monooxygenase has protein sequence MSNTPQIYDVVIAGAGPVGLFLACELRLARASVLVLEQAPDPSSPLKTLPFGMRGLSVPTIESFHRRGLLEDITENQPTKEQPNGNHGLTAHWMQQQRRPGGHFAGIPFFHDNIDTSKWTYRLPDSTPVIMASSMEEIEAVLERRATDMGAEIRRGAGVDGFEQSDAGVTVYAGGQIFHARWLVGCDGGRSTVRKAGGFDFVGTDPEFTGYSVKVEMADPEKLAPGRHYTSTGMYTYQKPGTIAMVDFDGGHFHRTQPITSEHVQTVLRHVSGTDVRVTDLSLATTWTDRAYQATTYRNGRILLAGDAAHIHSPLGGQGLNLGLGDAFNLGWKLAATIHGDAPDGLLDTYTGERHPVGAQVLDWSRAQVALMRPSRSTRALEAIIRDLIETRDGATYFAERVWGVSLRCELGGQHPLVGRSVPDFVLTDGRKTGELLREGKALLLDFGTDASLEALAGRWNGRIAYVAGNAVNHLDLRAVLVRPDGIVAWATASTPDKEELTEAAGRWFGTL, from the coding sequence ATGTCAAATACCCCTCAGATTTACGATGTCGTGATTGCCGGTGCCGGTCCTGTCGGTCTGTTTCTCGCCTGTGAGCTACGCCTGGCCAGGGCTTCGGTACTGGTGCTGGAGCAGGCCCCCGACCCTTCCTCTCCGCTGAAGACACTCCCCTTCGGCATGCGCGGCCTTTCCGTGCCCACCATCGAAAGTTTCCATCGCCGTGGCCTGCTCGAGGACATCACCGAAAATCAGCCAACGAAAGAGCAGCCAAACGGCAACCATGGCTTGACTGCGCATTGGATGCAGCAGCAGCGCCGACCGGGCGGCCATTTCGCTGGCATCCCGTTCTTCCACGATAATATCGACACGTCGAAATGGACTTACCGACTTCCGGATTCAACGCCTGTTATCATGGCCTCCAGCATGGAGGAGATCGAAGCCGTTCTGGAGAGACGCGCAACCGACATGGGGGCCGAGATCAGACGGGGCGCCGGCGTTGATGGTTTCGAACAGTCGGATGCGGGGGTGACCGTTTACGCCGGCGGCCAGATATTTCACGCACGATGGCTTGTTGGCTGCGATGGCGGCCGCAGCACGGTGCGCAAGGCGGGCGGCTTCGATTTCGTCGGCACCGATCCCGAATTCACCGGCTATTCCGTTAAGGTCGAAATGGCTGACCCTGAAAAGCTCGCTCCGGGCCGTCACTACACGTCGACCGGCATGTACACCTACCAAAAGCCCGGAACCATCGCGATGGTCGATTTCGACGGCGGTCATTTCCACCGAACCCAGCCGATAACGTCGGAGCATGTGCAGACTGTCCTGCGGCATGTTTCCGGCACCGACGTCAGGGTCACGGACCTCAGCCTTGCAACAACATGGACGGATCGCGCCTATCAGGCCACGACCTACCGCAACGGCCGAATATTGCTGGCGGGCGATGCCGCGCACATACACTCTCCGCTTGGCGGGCAGGGGCTTAATCTCGGGCTGGGCGATGCGTTCAATCTTGGCTGGAAACTTGCAGCGACGATCCACGGCGATGCTCCGGACGGATTGCTGGACACCTATACCGGCGAGCGGCACCCGGTGGGAGCACAGGTCCTCGACTGGTCGCGCGCGCAGGTCGCTCTCATGCGCCCGAGCCGGAGCACAAGAGCGCTGGAAGCCATCATCCGCGATCTCATCGAAACCCGCGATGGCGCGACATATTTCGCCGAGCGTGTCTGGGGTGTTTCCCTGCGCTGTGAGCTTGGCGGCCAACATCCGCTTGTCGGCCGCAGCGTTCCGGATTTCGTATTGACCGATGGAAGGAAGACCGGCGAACTTCTGAGAGAAGGCAAAGCTCTGCTTTTGGACTTTGGCACGGATGCATCGCTTGAGGCGCTTGCAGGCCGTTGGAACGGGCGGATTGCTTATGTAGCGGGCAATGCCGTCAACCACCTCGACTTACGCGCCGTGCTCGTGCGTCCCGATGGCATCGTCGCCTGGGCCACGGCGTCAACTCCTGACAAGGAGGAACTTACAGAAGCTGCTGGCCGGTGGTTCGGTACATTATAA
- a CDS encoding chloride channel protein, which translates to MPKTPPHRRLHDFTGGLARREAGDFTTDRRVLALIGMALIVGTGGAFAAKLLVSLIALVTNLAWFGQLSMAASSPAEAPRSLWMVAIPVLGGLVIGLMARFGSEKIRGHGIPEAIEAILIGGSRMSPKVAILKPLSSAISIGTGGPFGAEGPIIMTGGAIGSLFAQCFHLSAAERKTLLVAGAAAGMTAIFGSPIAALTLAVELLLFEWKPRSFIPVALATCISACWRPFLFEAGALFPRQFHMDLPWWGIGLCAMVGIIAGLQSGLLTTLLYRIEDAFEALPIHWMWCPAIGGLAVGLGGLIEPRALGVGYDIIDGLLNGRLLPQAVLTILLVKSAIWLISLSSGTSGGVLAPLLILGGALGWLVGLALPGDPGFWALLGMAAMMGGTMRAPLTGTFFAVELTGDVSTLLPLLAATISAYAVTVLLLRRSILTEKIARRGQHITREYGIDPFEYTRARDIMIDTVDTLPADMRVGDASAFFATTENTHRIYPVVDQQGVLKGIVSRGDALQWQQNPALADQSLDERVSDTSAPVAHPEDTIGYVADLMLATDTGRIPVVDAETGRLVGLVARKDLLRLRHAANTLENERKPYLGPRKTGPARAD; encoded by the coding sequence ATGCCGAAAACCCCGCCTCACCGCCGGCTACACGATTTCACGGGCGGCCTTGCCCGGCGTGAAGCGGGCGATTTTACGACCGACCGCCGCGTTCTGGCCCTTATCGGCATGGCGCTGATCGTCGGCACCGGCGGCGCTTTCGCCGCAAAGCTGCTGGTGAGCCTGATCGCGCTTGTCACCAATCTCGCCTGGTTCGGACAGCTGAGCATGGCAGCCAGCTCTCCCGCCGAAGCGCCACGTTCGTTGTGGATGGTGGCAATCCCCGTGCTTGGCGGCCTCGTCATCGGCCTGATGGCCCGGTTCGGATCGGAAAAAATCCGCGGCCACGGCATTCCCGAAGCGATCGAAGCCATACTCATCGGCGGCAGTCGCATGTCGCCGAAGGTCGCGATCCTGAAGCCGCTCTCCTCGGCAATCTCCATCGGCACCGGCGGGCCGTTCGGAGCGGAAGGGCCGATCATCATGACCGGCGGCGCGATCGGATCGTTATTTGCCCAGTGCTTTCATCTGAGCGCCGCCGAGCGCAAGACCCTTCTCGTCGCAGGTGCGGCAGCCGGCATGACCGCCATCTTCGGCTCGCCGATCGCCGCGCTGACACTCGCCGTCGAACTGCTGCTGTTCGAATGGAAACCGAGAAGCTTTATTCCCGTCGCCCTTGCCACCTGCATTTCGGCGTGCTGGCGTCCTTTCCTTTTTGAAGCCGGCGCGCTCTTTCCCCGGCAATTCCACATGGACCTGCCATGGTGGGGGATCGGCCTGTGCGCCATGGTGGGCATCATCGCCGGCCTGCAATCGGGCCTTCTGACGACCCTGCTCTACCGGATCGAGGATGCCTTCGAGGCGCTGCCGATCCACTGGATGTGGTGCCCGGCAATCGGCGGCCTTGCCGTTGGTCTCGGCGGACTGATCGAGCCCCGTGCGCTGGGGGTTGGTTACGACATTATCGACGGCCTTCTGAACGGCCGACTGCTGCCGCAGGCGGTGCTGACGATACTGCTGGTCAAATCTGCCATCTGGCTCATATCGCTTTCGTCAGGCACATCGGGTGGCGTGCTCGCACCTCTCCTCATCCTTGGCGGCGCGCTTGGCTGGCTGGTCGGTCTGGCGCTGCCCGGCGATCCCGGTTTCTGGGCGCTTCTGGGCATGGCTGCGATGATGGGCGGGACGATGCGTGCGCCGCTGACCGGCACCTTCTTTGCGGTCGAACTGACCGGAGACGTCTCAACCCTGCTGCCACTGCTCGCCGCCACCATCTCCGCCTATGCGGTAACGGTCCTTCTGCTACGCCGCTCGATCCTGACGGAAAAGATCGCGCGGCGCGGCCAGCATATCACCCGCGAATACGGCATCGACCCCTTCGAATATACCCGCGCCCGCGACATCATGATCGATACGGTCGATACGTTGCCGGCGGATATGCGCGTCGGCGATGCCTCCGCTTTCTTCGCAACCACCGAAAACACGCATCGGATTTATCCTGTTGTCGATCAACAAGGCGTGCTGAAAGGCATCGTTTCACGCGGCGATGCGCTGCAATGGCAGCAGAACCCGGCGCTTGCCGATCAGAGCCTCGACGAGCGCGTTTCCGACACCTCGGCTCCCGTGGCGCATCCAGAAGACACCATCGGTTATGTCGCGGATTTGATGCTTGCGACCGACACGGGCCGCATCCCTGTCGTCGATGCGGAAACCGGTCGCCTTGTTGGTCTCGTGGCCCGCAAGGATCTGCTGCGGCTTCGCCATGCGGCCAATACGCTGGAGAACGAGCGCAAGCCCTATCTCGGACCACGCAAAACCGGCCCCGCAAGAGCAGACTGA
- a CDS encoding MFS transporter has protein sequence MTLAVTAPAGSRSAMALAAVCLSALMFGLEISSVPAILPTLEQVLHADFRQLQWIMNAYTIGVTVVLMATGALADRFGRKRVFIASIAAFALSSLACGMTENVVVLIAARFLQGLSGGAMLVCQIAILSHQFRTAGERGMAFGWWGIVSGVGLGFGPIIGGAIVALWSWEWVFLVHVALSAGTLLLAVGGVRESFDPEATRLDLAGIATLSLAVFLLAFFITQGPELGFASQAALLILAGSAASFIAFLIVEKLTPRPMFDFSVFRIRPFSGAIIGSAAMNISFWPFMIYLPIWFQAGLGYDSVAAGLGLLAYTLPALVMPPLAERLSLRYQPRLVIPAGLFTIGLGFMLMKLGSGIENANWLTMLPGCILSGIGLGLTNTPVTNTTTGAVPPARSGMASGIDMSARMISLAINIPVMGFILVEGVRSSLQANLPSGTDMNALQLLAEKVAAGTAGSPVQGLSEVLVHQALADGFGLVMLYAGISVWLLSAISFVVFGPVRKPACD, from the coding sequence ATGACCCTTGCCGTTACCGCACCCGCAGGCAGCAGAAGCGCCATGGCGCTCGCTGCCGTTTGTCTTTCCGCCCTGATGTTCGGCCTGGAGATTTCCAGCGTCCCGGCGATCCTGCCGACACTCGAACAGGTGCTGCATGCGGATTTCCGGCAGCTTCAGTGGATCATGAATGCCTATACGATCGGCGTGACGGTGGTGTTGATGGCGACAGGCGCGCTGGCAGACCGCTTCGGGCGCAAGCGCGTCTTCATTGCCAGCATTGCCGCTTTTGCGCTTTCGTCCCTTGCCTGCGGAATGACGGAAAATGTGGTGGTGCTGATTGCGGCGCGTTTCCTTCAGGGACTGAGCGGCGGTGCGATGCTGGTGTGCCAGATCGCCATCCTGTCACACCAGTTCCGCACGGCCGGTGAGCGTGGCATGGCATTCGGCTGGTGGGGCATCGTCTCCGGTGTAGGGCTGGGCTTTGGCCCGATTATCGGCGGGGCCATCGTCGCGCTGTGGAGCTGGGAATGGGTGTTCCTCGTTCACGTGGCGCTCAGCGCCGGCACTTTGCTGCTTGCAGTGGGCGGCGTGCGGGAATCGTTTGATCCGGAAGCGACCCGTCTTGATCTTGCCGGCATCGCCACGCTGTCGCTGGCCGTGTTTCTCCTTGCGTTTTTCATCACGCAAGGCCCTGAGCTCGGCTTTGCCAGTCAGGCCGCGCTTTTGATCCTCGCTGGGTCCGCCGCAAGCTTCATTGCCTTTCTCATCGTGGAAAAGCTCACGCCAAGGCCGATGTTCGATTTTTCCGTGTTCCGCATCCGGCCGTTTTCCGGGGCCATCATCGGTTCGGCGGCAATGAACATCAGCTTCTGGCCCTTCATGATCTATCTGCCGATCTGGTTTCAGGCGGGTCTCGGTTATGACAGCGTCGCCGCCGGTCTTGGCCTGCTTGCCTACACGCTGCCGGCGCTGGTGATGCCGCCGCTGGCGGAGCGCCTGTCCCTGCGTTATCAGCCTCGTCTTGTCATTCCGGCCGGGTTGTTCACCATCGGTCTCGGTTTCATGCTGATGAAATTGGGCAGCGGCATTGAAAATGCCAACTGGCTCACCATGCTGCCCGGCTGCATTCTCTCCGGCATCGGGCTCGGTTTGACCAATACGCCGGTCACCAATACGACCACGGGTGCGGTGCCGCCGGCGCGTTCCGGCATGGCGTCGGGTATCGACATGAGTGCGCGCATGATCTCGCTCGCCATCAATATTCCGGTCATGGGCTTCATTCTGGTGGAGGGCGTCCGCTCTTCGCTTCAGGCAAATCTACCGTCCGGCACGGATATGAACGCATTGCAGTTGCTCGCTGAAAAGGTTGCGGCGGGAACTGCCGGTTCGCCGGTGCAGGGCCTGTCGGAGGTGCTTGTCCATCAGGCGCTGGCGGATGGCTTCGGCCTGGTCATGCTTTATGCGGGTATCAGCGTCTGGCTGCTTTCCGCCATCAGCTTCGTGGTCTTCGGCCCGGTGCGAAAACCCGCCTGCGATTAA
- a CDS encoding plastocyanin/azurin family copper-binding protein translates to MNTAILGLVLAALATPALAAGSHAGGHSEVMAVGEPGDATKVTQIIRVSMKETPDGKMIFTPNNFKVRKDQTIRFTVKNEGELDHEFVLDEEAKVMEHKALMEKFPEMEHADPNAIRLAPGKTGEIVWRFTNDGVFKVACLVPGHYDAGMHGDVTVAKK, encoded by the coding sequence ATGAACACTGCAATTCTTGGCCTTGTGCTGGCAGCACTTGCGACCCCCGCTCTGGCGGCCGGCAGCCATGCTGGCGGACACAGCGAGGTCATGGCCGTCGGCGAACCCGGCGACGCCACGAAAGTCACCCAGATCATCCGCGTCAGCATGAAAGAGACGCCGGATGGCAAGATGATCTTCACGCCCAACAACTTCAAGGTCCGCAAGGACCAGACCATCCGCTTCACCGTCAAGAACGAAGGCGAGCTCGATCATGAATTCGTTCTCGATGAAGAAGCGAAGGTCATGGAGCACAAGGCGCTGATGGAGAAATTCCCCGAGATGGAACATGCCGATCCGAACGCCATCCGTCTGGCACCCGGCAAGACGGGGGAAATCGTCTGGAGGTTCACCAATGACGGCGTCTTCAAGGTCGCCTGCCTTGTGCCCGGACATTACGACGCCGGCATGCACGGCGATGTCACCGTTGCCAAAAAGTAA
- a CDS encoding LysR family transcriptional regulator produces the protein MRTLDVDAVEAFVTIADMQSFTRAAEALGTTQGAISVKLKRLEDRLGQRLLERTPRSVRLSAQGAVFLAPAREFLAAHDRALAGLSSPRRRFGLGIAAHVAGPEVPTLLARLNAHDPGLTIEVRMDNSRVLLDAFDRGEIDAAIIRREDDRRDGEVLGAEHFGWYAAPQFEHRQGEPLRLAALSPACGVRDIAARALDSAAIAWTEVFLGGTSSMVTAAVSAGLAISAFSCRLAPPGTVEVSQRFGLPSLPSTEVVMFSTLTDSRSREALRTLAAAFREHRP, from the coding sequence ATGCGCACGCTGGATGTGGATGCCGTCGAGGCTTTTGTCACCATTGCCGATATGCAGAGCTTCACCCGCGCTGCCGAAGCGCTGGGAACCACGCAGGGCGCCATCAGCGTCAAACTCAAGCGGCTGGAAGACCGGCTGGGCCAGCGGCTGCTTGAGCGCACGCCCCGGTCCGTGCGGCTTTCGGCGCAAGGTGCGGTGTTTCTGGCGCCCGCCCGCGAATTCCTCGCCGCGCATGATCGCGCCCTCGCCGGCCTTTCATCCCCGCGCCGCCGTTTCGGCCTTGGCATTGCCGCCCATGTTGCGGGGCCGGAAGTGCCAACCCTTCTGGCGCGGCTTAATGCCCATGATCCGGGGCTGACGATCGAAGTGCGCATGGACAATTCCCGCGTGCTGCTGGACGCATTCGACCGTGGAGAAATCGACGCCGCGATCATCCGGCGTGAAGACGACCGGCGCGACGGCGAGGTGCTGGGTGCGGAGCATTTCGGCTGGTACGCCGCTCCGCAGTTCGAACACCGGCAGGGCGAACCCCTGCGGCTGGCAGCGCTTTCACCCGCCTGCGGCGTGCGCGACATTGCCGCCCGCGCGCTGGATTCGGCCGCCATTGCCTGGACGGAGGTGTTTCTTGGCGGCACCTCATCGATGGTTACGGCCGCGGTCTCCGCCGGTCTTGCCATTTCCGCCTTTTCCTGCCGTCTTGCACCGCCCGGCACGGTCGAGGTCAGCCAGCGCTTCGGCCTGCCGTCGCTGCCCTCCACCGAGGTCGTGATGTTCTCCACCCTCACCGACAGCAGATCCCGTGAGGCGTTGCGCACGCTTGCCGCTGCATTCCGGGAACATCGACCCTGA
- a CDS encoding copper-binding protein, which translates to MKTIINTTLAAALFLASAAGAFAQEFTAGTVKKLDTKAKKVTLIHEELKNLDMPAMTMVFDVKDEAMLAKLQEGAKVQFVAERVNGKLTVTQLK; encoded by the coding sequence ATGAAAACAATCATCAACACCACCCTCGCCGCAGCCCTCTTTCTCGCCTCTGCCGCCGGCGCCTTCGCGCAGGAATTCACCGCCGGCACGGTGAAGAAACTCGATACCAAGGCCAAGAAGGTCACGCTTATCCATGAGGAACTGAAAAACCTGGACATGCCGGCAATGACCATGGTCTTCGACGTCAAGGACGAAGCCATGCTGGCGAAATTGCAAGAAGGCGCGAAAGTGCAATTCGTCGCCGAGCGGGTGAACGGCAAGCTGACCGTGACGCAGCTGAAATAA